The following coding sequences are from one Bacteroidota bacterium window:
- a CDS encoding 1-acyl-sn-glycerol-3-phosphate acyltransferase, protein MIKLLIKFFTFLSFKLGGWTFENKLPKEAKKYLLIAVPHTSNWDMYYALTSFYMMKVPVRFAIKNDWLKFPFKKMMLSVGAIGVDRGKNKLKKVSLVDSIVELYNKHEELIICITPEGTRSRNPKWKTGFYHIAVKAKVPIAVGVCDYKNKRTTIHKLIYPSGNMKADLQEIATFYNPSQAKIPENFAFDVEATVAGK, encoded by the coding sequence ATGATTAAATTACTGATAAAATTTTTCACTTTTCTTTCTTTTAAATTAGGAGGGTGGACATTTGAAAATAAACTGCCAAAAGAGGCCAAAAAGTATTTGTTAATAGCAGTGCCCCACACTAGTAATTGGGATATGTATTATGCCCTTACTTCGTTTTATATGATGAAAGTACCTGTTCGATTTGCAATAAAAAACGATTGGCTTAAATTTCCATTTAAAAAAATGATGCTCAGTGTAGGAGCTATTGGTGTGGATAGAGGAAAAAATAAGTTAAAGAAGGTAAGTTTAGTTGATTCAATTGTGGAGCTGTATAACAAACACGAAGAGCTAATTATTTGCATTACTCCGGAAGGAACAAGAAGCCGCAATCCTAAATGGAAAACAGGGTTTTACCATATTGCCGTAAAAGCTAAAGTTCCTATAGCTGTTGGTGTTTGCGATTACAAGAATAAAAGAACTACTATTCACAAGCTTATTTACCCAAGCGGAAATATGAAAGCAGATTTGCAAGAAATAGCAACATTTTACAATCCGAGTCAGGCTAAAATTCCCGAGAATTTTGCATTTGATGTAGAGGCTACCGTAGCCGGGAAATAG